A region of the Pseudomonas sp. A34-9 genome:
CAGTTTGCCTACTCAGTTGGATGCTTTTGCCGGGAGGCTGCGGCGGATCGGGCTGACATCGAAAATGTGAGAGGGCGCGTTAAATGTTGGCTGTCGACGCCGTCCACCGAGACGGCGTTTTTTCCAAGGAATGGAGCCACTAATGCACACCCATGAAGTCGAGTTTTGCTACCGGATGCGCCACCCCGTCAGTCCCTGTGTGGCGAGCGAACTGCTGCCAGCGCCGACCCTCGATTGTCTGGAGGGGGCGGTGCTTGACCCTTCTCTTGGCAAGGTCGTTGCCCGTATTGCCCCTTATGCAAACATGACCTGTGGCGATCAGTTGCTGTTGAGTTGGGACGGTCTGGATATAGAGGGCTTTGCTTATCAGCATGAAATGGTTCGTTATGTCAGCGAAGCCCAGGTCGGCAAGGATGTCGTTTTCGTTATCAAAGGCATGCACGTCGCGGCTCTGGATGGCGGTTCGCTGGAGGTCTACTGGAAGCTGCTCAGTGCGGGCTCGTCCGCTCCTGCGCTATCTGCACGCATGCAATTGTCTGTGGGAGATACTCCGACGCAGTTGCTTGCGCCAGTTGTCGAAGGGGCGATAAGGGGAACACTGGATCCGGACCGAGTGACGGAAGGCACGCTAATCGTGCTCCAGCCTTACGCCCGAATGGCGGTGGGGGATCGGGTCAGGTTGCTGTGGGGCGCTGAGGCATTGCCCGCAACGTTCAGCGACAGCTTGAAGGTTGAAGCCTGTGCTGTCGCTGACGTGCTGTCATTCTGGGTTGACGGGGCGCACATCGCTGCGCATCTCGGTGGCGAAGTGATGGTCAGCTATCGAGTCGAGCAGGCCGATGGAGCAGTTCGAGAGTCCGAGGCGACAAGAATCCTCGTCGCTCCGCTCCTTCGTGGTGAGCTGGATGCTCCCGACGTGCTGGAAGCTGAAAATGGCGTGTTGCTGAGAGAGGATTCAGTCGATGGTGTCACCGTCGTGATCGGCAATGCCCAGACTCAGGAAGGTGAACTGGTTTATCTCAAGTGCGACGGCGATCTTTTCAACCACCGGGATGACCGTGAGATCACTCGGGAAACGGCGGGAAAGCCGCTGATCTTTATCGTGCCTCACCGGTTCTGGCGTGAACACCATGGCACGACCGTGCGTGTGGCCTACACGGTTGAACGTCTGGACGATGTCAGTCAGGCATCGGCGGTGGTGCAGGTGCAAGTGGAGGCATAGCGGGAATGTGGCCAGCCCTCCGGATTGCACTGAACCCGGAGGGCAAGCCTGGTCGTCAGACTTTTGCCTGTCCCGCCAGGCGTTGTGCGGCGTCAAGGAGCAGGTGTTCCGTTGCGCTGAAACCGAGGCAGCCATCGGTAATCGACACCCCGTAACGCAGGGACTCGCTCAGTGGCTGGCAGCCTTCGAACAGGTGCGATTCAATCATCATGCCGATCAGTGCGCGATCACCTTGCAGGCGTTGCTCGAGCACTTCGTTGAATACGCCTGGCTGGCGCAATGGATCTTTGCCGCTGTTGGCGTGGCTGCAGTCGACCATGATTCGGCCTGGAATCTTCAGTCGGTTCAGGTCAGCGTGGATTTTTGCCACGCTTTCGCGATCATGGTTCGGCCCTTTATGGCCCCCGCGCAATACCAGATGGGTGTCGGGGTTGCCTGGCGTTTGAATGATGGCCGGATGACCTTGGCTGTCGACGCCGAAATGCCGGTGCGGATGGGCTGCCGAACGCATGGCGTCAACCGCAATGGCTGCGCCACCGTCGGTGCCGTTCTTGAAGCCGACCGGCATGCTCAATCCACTGGCCATCTCCCGGTGAATCTGCGATTCAGTGGTGCGGGCGCCAATGGCCACCCAGCTCAACAGGTCATCGAAGTAGCCGGCGGCCATCGGTTGCAGCAATTCTGTGGCCACCGGCAAGCCGAGACGGATCATTTCCAGCATCAGTTCGCGCGACTGGGTCAGGCCGCCAGCCATGTCATCACTGCCATCCAGATGCGGGTCGTAGGCCAGGCCTTTCCAGCCGACCGTGGTACGCGGTTTTTCGACGTAGGCGCGCATCACCAACAGCATTTCGCCGCTGACTTCTTCAGCCAGGCGAGCGAGCTTGCCGGCGTACTCCAGTGCGGATTTGGGATCGTGGATAGAGCAGGGACCGACGATGACCAGCAGACGCTGATCCTGGCCGTTAAGAATGGCGCGAACCGCCTGACGATGGATGGCGACTTGCTGACTCAAGGCATTGCTCAGGGGTAGTTGCTGTTTGAGTTGCAACGAGCTGGGCAGGCGCAGAGTCAATGCTTCGTTGGCAGAATCGAGAGTGGACAGTGGCAGGGCAGAAACGGACGAGTTCATATTCGGTCTTCCTGGGCTGGCGGCGGGTGCTTCCCGCTCACTCGGCCCTACTGGGGTGTTCGACAATTGGCCGTATTGGCTACGTGTGTGTGCTTGCCACCTTTGGGTGACCGATCGGAGGCGGCAGGCTGTCCCGAGCGGAAGCTGGTAAATCGCCAGGCGCTAAAGCTGTCGTAACGGTAATAAGTGGCGTAGTTCATGTCGTGAATCCTCAAAGTGTCTGGTGTGTTGCTGAAAAAGTGTGGGGCTGAAAAAACAAAACCCCCGGTCGGGAGGCCGACCGGGGGTTGAGAATTCTCTGGTAGGCGACCCGTTGTTATGGGCGCCGTTTGGGTATCAGGCGCGCCAGTGGCTAAACCAATACCCAAAATAAAAGCTGACCGGAGCGCAAACGTCATTCGCCCGGGCAGCCGCAACCGAGCGCGGGGCGCTGGCGGTACGAAGCTGTGAGAGGGCGTTGAACATGGTCTGTCTCCGATGAATGGGCCGAGCTTACTAGACGCCGATACGCCTCAGCAATCAGAAATTGCTATCGCCTGATCAACGAAACGCCTATTGCTAGAGTCAGGCAAGAGTGGTGACACTCTGTGCCTTGCTTGATTGCCAAGGATGAAACGTGTCGACATTGACTATTGCTGCTGCGCAAACCATTTCCATCGCCGGTGATCTTTCTGGAAACATTACCCGGCATAGTCGCTTCATTGAGATCGCTGCGGAGCAGGGCGTCGAATTACTGGTTTTCCCCGAGTTGTCGCTGACTGGCTATGAGGGAGAGGTCGCGGCAACGTTGGCGATAGACCCGCAAGATGCCGTGCTGCAACCTCTCAGGGATTTGGCCCGAGCGCTTGGCATAACTGCCGTCGTCGGCATGCCGATCCGGCTGAAGAGCAGCGCTTCGGTTTTGATCGGTGCCCTGGTCCTGGGCGCTGATGGCTCGCTCGGTGTGTACAGCAAGCAGCATTTGCACTCGGGCGAGGAGCTTGTATTTGCCCCGGGTCTCGGCGGGCCGCCGCTGAACATTGGCGGCGAAGTGATCGCATTGGCGGTGTGCGCCGATTTCTCACATGCCAGCCATGCTGCAGCGGCCGCCGATCAAGGCGCTGACGTGTACGCGGCCGGTGTATTGATCAGCGAAAAAGGTTACGCAGCCGACACAGCGATACTTCAGGGTTATGCTCGGCAACACTCGATGGCGGTGCTGATGGCCAATCACGGTGGGCTGACCGGCGGTTGGCAATCCGCCGGGCGCAGTGGCATCTGGTCTGAAGACGGTTCGTTGGTCGTTGCGGCGCCTGGGGCGGGCGATCTTCTGGTAATCGCCCAGCGTCACGCGGGTGCATGGCAGGGGCGAATAGTTCCTGTTGTGCAAGCCTGATGACATTGTGCTTGCGTCTCGCGGCTCCAGAGGATCTGGCGTTTGCCCGCGGTCTCACCTGTCAGAACATGCTGCGCTACTACATTCACCATGACCTGTTATGGCAGGACGAGGCGTTTGACGTGGCGTGGGCGGGGCGGCAGAACTGGCTGATAGTGCAGGGCGATGTGCCGGCAGGTTTTCTCAGCCTCAGCCGGGATATGCGCGCGTTGTACATTCGTGAACTGCAGATTGCTGAAGCGTTTCAGGGGCAGGGCGCGGGTTCCTGGGCGATTGATCAGGTTATCGACATGGCTCGCAAAGAGAAGCGTCCGGCTTTGCGGCTGACCGTATTCGAAAATAATCCGGCGAGAAACTTGTATGAAAGAAAAGGCCTACAGGTTCAGGGCGCGGATGAGTGTTTTCTGCGAATGCAGCTTGATATCAGTACACATGTGCTCTGAAACCCACGGCCGGCAAGCCTTCAATGATGAATTGAAACTTTTTAAATGACGCTTTCCGCTAGGTCTGCGTGGCACTTTTTGCTAAGGTGTCCGGCATCCCAATATGACCATATCGCGAGGTGTCTGCTTGATTAGGGTGCTAGTGGTCGATGACCATGATCTCGTTCGTACAGGCATTACACGTATGCTGGCCGATATCGATGGCTTGCAGGTGGTTGGCCAGGCCGAATCCGGGGAAGAGTCCCTGATCAAGGCCCGAGAGTTGAAGCCCGATGTGGTGCTGATGGACGTCAAGATGCCTGGCATCGGCGGCCTGGAAGCCACGCGCAAACTGTTGCGCAGTCATCCGGATATCAAGGTGGTCGCGGTTACGGTATGTGAAGAGGATCCTTTCCCGACACGCTTGCTGCAGGCAGGTGCTGCGGGCTATCTGACCAAGGGCGCGGGTTTGCCGGAAATGGTCCAGGCCATTCGCCTGGTGTTTGCCGGCCAGCGCTATATCAGTCCGCAGATTGCCCAGCAATTGGCGATCAAGTCTTTTCAACCGTCCAATGATTCGCCCTTCGACGCCTTGTCCGAGCGGGAAATTCAGATCGCATTGATGATTGTCGGCTGTCAGAAGGTACAGATCATTTCCGACAAGTTGTGCCTGTCGCCGAAAACCGTGAACACCTATCGCTACCGTATTTTCGAGAAACTTTCGATCAGCAGCGACGTCGAGTTGACACTGTTGGCGGTGCGTCACGGCATGGTTGATGCCAGCCTCTGACCATGACTGAAACATTCGATTCCGGCGCTTTTCTGTCGACAGTCAGCGGGCGCCCCGGCGTGTACCGCATGTTCGACAGTGATGCGCGCCTGTTGTACGTGGGCAAGGCCAAGAACCTGAAAAAGCGTCTGGCCAGCTACTTTCGCAAAACCGGTCTGGCGCCCAAGACTGCCGCGTTGGTCGGGCGCATTGCGCAGGTCGAAACGACCATCACCGCCAACGAAACCGAAGCGCTGTTGCTTGAGCAAACGCTGATAAAGGAATGGCGGCCGCCGTACAACATTCTGTTGCGCGACGACAAGTCCTATCCCTACGTGTTTCTGTCCGACGGCCAGTTCCCTCGCCTGAGCATTCATCGCGGGGCCAAAAAGGCCAAGGGCAAGTACTTCGGCCCCTATCCGAGTGCCGGCGCCATACGTGAAAGCCTGAGTCTGCTGCAAAAGACCTTCTTCGTTCGCCAGTGTGAAGACAGCTACTACAAGAACCGAACCCGTCCCTGTCTGCAGTATCAGATCAAACGCTGCAAAGCGCCTTGCGTGGGGTTGGTTGAGCCTGAGGTGTATGCCGAAGACGTGCGTCACTCGGTCATGTTTCTTGAGGGCCGCAGTCACGCGCTGACCAACGAGCTGTCCACGGCGATGGAGGAGGCGGCGATCAACCTCGAGTTCGAGCGAGCCGCCGAGTTGCGCGATCAGATCGCGCTGCTGCGTCGAGTCCAGGATCAACAGAGCATGGAAGGCGGCACAGGGGATATCGATGTCATCGCGGCATTCGTCAATCCGGGGGGCGCCTGCGTGCACTTGATCAGCGTCCGTGGTGGGCGCGTATTGGGCAGCAAAAATTTCTTCCCGCAAGTCGGTATCGAAGAGGATGTGTCGGAAGTCATGGCCGCGTTTCTCGGCCAGTACTTCATCAGCAGCCCCGAGCGCGACTTGCCGAGCGAGCTGATTGTCAATGTCGTGCACGAGGATTTTCCGACGCTGATCGAAGCGATTCATGAGTTGCGCGGCCGCGAGCTGGCCATCAGTCATCGGGTGCGTGGCACGCGTGCACGCTGGCAGCAACTGGCGGTCACCAATGCCGAGCAGGCGTTGGGCGCGCGCCTGGCCAACCGTCAACACACTGCCGCGCGGTTCGAGGCCCTGGCAGAAGTGTTGAATCTGGATGAGCCGCCGCAGCGCCTGGAATGCTACGACATCAGTCATTCCAGCGGTGAGGCAACGGTCGCTTCTTGTGTGGTGTTTGGCCCGGAAGGCGCGATCAAGTCGGACTACCGGCGCTACAACATCGAGGGTGTCACGGCAGGTGACGACTACGCCGCCATGCATCAGGCGCTGACGCGTCGCTTCAGCAAACTCAAGGAAGGTGAGGGCAAGTTACCGGACATCTTGCTGGTGGACGGTGGCAAGGGCCAACTGTCGATGGCTCGCGATGTTCTCAACGAGTTGGCCGTGCCGGATCTGATCCTGCTCGGGGTCGCCAAAGGCGCCACGCGTAAGGCGGGATTTGAAACGTTGTATCTGAATGATGCGGCGCATGAGTTCACTTTGCGTGGCGACTCGCCGGCCTTGCACCTTATTCAACAGATCCGCGATGAGGCTCACCGCTTCGCTATTACAGGACACCGCGCACGTCGAGGCAAAACCCGCCGTACGTCAACGCTGGAAGGCGTTGCGGGCGTTGGGCCAACCCGACGTCGCGACTTGTTGAAACATTTTGGTGGATTGCAGGAGCTGTCTCGTGCAAGCATCGAAGAGATCGCCAAAGCCCCGGGGATCAGTAAAAAGCTCGCAGAGTCGATTTATGCGAACCTGCATAGCGAGTAGAATGCCCCTTCACCTCGTAGCCAGTTGTGCCGATGAATATCCCTAATCTGATTACCGTTCTACGCGTCCTGCTCATCCCGATCTTCATTTTGCTGTTCTATCTGCCTTACCAGTGGAGTTACATGGCCTCCGCCTCGGTGTTTGCCTTCGCGGCAGCGACGGACTGGCTGGACGGTTATCTGGCCCGTCGTCTGGAGCAAAGCACTCCGTTCGGTGCGTTTCTCGATCCAGTAGCCGACAAACTCATGGTTGCAGTGGCACTGGTGCTGCTGGTTCAGGAACACGGCAATCTCTGGCTCACACTGCCGGCAGCTGTCATCATCGGTCGCGAGATTGTGGTGTCGGCCTTGCGTGAATGGATGGCCGAACTCGGCGCCCGTGCCCACGTCGCCGTTTCGAATCTCGGCAAATGGAAAACCGCTGCGCAGATGCTCGCACTGGTGATCCTGCTGGCCAATCCAAAGGACTTCAGTTTCTGGGTTATCCTGGGTTACGCCTTGCTGATGGTCTCTGCTGGACTGACATTGTGGTCGATGGTTCAATACCTTCGCGCCGCCTGGCCGCACCTGAAGACCGATGTTGAAAAGAAATAAAACTTTTTTGAATCAAGGGGTTGACGGAGCTTCTTAATTCTATAGAATGCGCATCACCAAGCGGGAATAGCTCAGTTGGTAGAGCACGACCTTGCCAAGGTCGGGGTCGCGAGTTCGAGTCTCGTTTCCCGCTCCAATTTGTACAGTGTTTGTTGTTGTGCTACTGACAGCAAATACTTTGAGGCCGAGTAGCAAAATGGTTATGCAGTGGATTGCAAATCCACCTACGCCGGTTCGATTCCGACCTCGGCCTCCACTATAAACAAGCTCCGTAGATCCATGATTTACGGAGCTTTTTTATTTGCACTGCGCTGCAAGATTTAGTCTTGAAAAACGGCCTCTGCGAACTTGCTTCACCGGGAAGTGATGTATATATTTCCCGCACTGCTGTTCAAGGTTGGATCTTGTCAGGATCTCTACCGTGTAGCAGAAGACAGCAACACCGCGCTACCGCCCGAATGGCGAAACTGGTAGACGCATGGGACTTAAAATCCCCCGCTCGTAAGGGCGTGCCGGTTCGATTCCGGCTTCGGGCACCATAAATATCAAGGGCTTGCATGACATATCTCATGCAAGCCCTTCTTTTTTTTTCCGCAATCAAAAAATCTTTTCCGCAATTCGTGACCGTCAGTCACTTCGTAGGGGTAACCTCCATCCCCTTCCGCATGCGGATGTACTGTTCTGTCATCCCGACGGTTGTATGTCCGAGCTGGTCCCGAGCTTCTCGGATGCTGCCTGTTGACTCCTCCTTATCCGTCGCCGCTTTTGCTCTTAGGTCGCGCATCTGAAATTCTGCTTTTGGAATCCCGGCTGCTTCCCTGGCGTCATCGAACCGTTTTCTGAGCATGCTGGTTGTCATCGGCTGCCCAGAGTCGATTACTACGAGACGTGTTGATCTGATTTTGTGTCCAGCCTTTCGTGCCATGATTCGATCGATTACGACTTTGAGCTCACCAATGATCTCGATCCTTCGTTTAGCCCCAGTCTTGCCTTGCTGAACAGAGAGCTTCCCGTCTTTTATGTCTCGCTCATCCATCTTCAATGTGTCTGCGACCCTCTGACCTGTTAGATAGAACAGGTCCAAAGCGTCTCTCAATGGCTGATCGGCATGCTGGTACGCGCGTTTACGCACACGCGTGCTTTTTAAATTTCTCCAAAGGTTCAGAATCTTTCGTTGAAGCCGAAAGCATCTCCTGAAGTCATCGGTCGATCACTTCATTGAGTCGTCTGATATCGCTAGGTTGAAAATGAGGTACGAAGCTGCCGCGAGTTACCTGCCCCATCCGCCAGCACGAGCAGGATGAAACCGCATGCTGGGTCGTCTTTGGTTTCTCGGCTAATGCACATTAAATCGAAAAAGTGAAATGCGGAGAGGCGCGGACGGGTGACGCCTTTTTCAGGCTGCTAGGTGAGTGGGGTGACGACTGGTGTATTTGACGCCGGATGGCAGGATGCCATTAAAGATCTTCACGCGACGGGCGATAGCGTGGTTAACAGCCACGGAGATTCCCGATGAATATTCAACGTCACTTCATGATTGCTTGTTTGTGCCTGATCGGCGTGGACGCTGCCTTCGCACAGCAATCACAACCTGTTGATGGAGCCATTCACTTTCATGGACGTATCATCGAGTCGAGTTGCATGGCAGGAAGAGCCAGTTATTCCTTCTTGGACCTGTTGGAGTGCCCGCGGGCGAATACGAGACAAGTGGTCAACGTGCGAAATGTCAGTCGTATAAACGCTGAAGCGAGTAATCCTCAAGGAAAGGTAACTGCGCAGTTGGTAACTGATACACGCAAGCAAGAGCA
Encoded here:
- the uvrY gene encoding UvrY/SirA/GacA family response regulator transcription factor, with the translated sequence MIRVLVVDDHDLVRTGITRMLADIDGLQVVGQAESGEESLIKARELKPDVVLMDVKMPGIGGLEATRKLLRSHPDIKVVAVTVCEEDPFPTRLLQAGAAGYLTKGAGLPEMVQAIRLVFAGQRYISPQIAQQLAIKSFQPSNDSPFDALSEREIQIALMIVGCQKVQIISDKLCLSPKTVNTYRYRIFEKLSISSDVELTLLAVRHGMVDASL
- a CDS encoding GNAT family N-acetyltransferase, with protein sequence MTLCLRLAAPEDLAFARGLTCQNMLRYYIHHDLLWQDEAFDVAWAGRQNWLIVQGDVPAGFLSLSRDMRALYIRELQIAEAFQGQGAGSWAIDQVIDMARKEKRPALRLTVFENNPARNLYERKGLQVQGADECFLRMQLDISTHVL
- a CDS encoding type 1 fimbrial protein, translated to MNIQRHFMIACLCLIGVDAAFAQQSQPVDGAIHFHGRIIESSCMAGRASYSFLDLLECPRANTRQVVNVRNVSRINAEASNPQGKVTAQLVTDTRKQEQYYAQRYVLRDAAGKQINSGNYLVTLTLP
- a CDS encoding carbon-nitrogen hydrolase family protein → MSTLTIAAAQTISIAGDLSGNITRHSRFIEIAAEQGVELLVFPELSLTGYEGEVAATLAIDPQDAVLQPLRDLARALGITAVVGMPIRLKSSASVLIGALVLGADGSLGVYSKQHLHSGEELVFAPGLGGPPLNIGGEVIALAVCADFSHASHAAAAADQGADVYAAGVLISEKGYAADTAILQGYARQHSMAVLMANHGGLTGGWQSAGRSGIWSEDGSLVVAAPGAGDLLVIAQRHAGAWQGRIVPVVQA
- the uvrC gene encoding excinuclease ABC subunit UvrC, with protein sequence MTETFDSGAFLSTVSGRPGVYRMFDSDARLLYVGKAKNLKKRLASYFRKTGLAPKTAALVGRIAQVETTITANETEALLLEQTLIKEWRPPYNILLRDDKSYPYVFLSDGQFPRLSIHRGAKKAKGKYFGPYPSAGAIRESLSLLQKTFFVRQCEDSYYKNRTRPCLQYQIKRCKAPCVGLVEPEVYAEDVRHSVMFLEGRSHALTNELSTAMEEAAINLEFERAAELRDQIALLRRVQDQQSMEGGTGDIDVIAAFVNPGGACVHLISVRGGRVLGSKNFFPQVGIEEDVSEVMAAFLGQYFISSPERDLPSELIVNVVHEDFPTLIEAIHELRGRELAISHRVRGTRARWQQLAVTNAEQALGARLANRQHTAARFEALAEVLNLDEPPQRLECYDISHSSGEATVASCVVFGPEGAIKSDYRRYNIEGVTAGDDYAAMHQALTRRFSKLKEGEGKLPDILLVDGGKGQLSMARDVLNELAVPDLILLGVAKGATRKAGFETLYLNDAAHEFTLRGDSPALHLIQQIRDEAHRFAITGHRARRGKTRRTSTLEGVAGVGPTRRRDLLKHFGGLQELSRASIEEIAKAPGISKKLAESIYANLHSE
- the pgsA gene encoding CDP-diacylglycerol--glycerol-3-phosphate 3-phosphatidyltransferase, encoding MNIPNLITVLRVLLIPIFILLFYLPYQWSYMASASVFAFAAATDWLDGYLARRLEQSTPFGAFLDPVADKLMVAVALVLLVQEHGNLWLTLPAAVIIGREIVVSALREWMAELGARAHVAVSNLGKWKTAAQMLALVILLANPKDFSFWVILGYALLMVSAGLTLWSMVQYLRAAWPHLKTDVEKK
- a CDS encoding 3-deoxy-7-phosphoheptulonate synthase: MNSSVSALPLSTLDSANEALTLRLPSSLQLKQQLPLSNALSQQVAIHRQAVRAILNGQDQRLLVIVGPCSIHDPKSALEYAGKLARLAEEVSGEMLLVMRAYVEKPRTTVGWKGLAYDPHLDGSDDMAGGLTQSRELMLEMIRLGLPVATELLQPMAAGYFDDLLSWVAIGARTTESQIHREMASGLSMPVGFKNGTDGGAAIAVDAMRSAAHPHRHFGVDSQGHPAIIQTPGNPDTHLVLRGGHKGPNHDRESVAKIHADLNRLKIPGRIMVDCSHANSGKDPLRQPGVFNEVLEQRLQGDRALIGMMIESHLFEGCQPLSESLRYGVSITDGCLGFSATEHLLLDAAQRLAGQAKV